One genomic segment of Tripterygium wilfordii isolate XIE 37 chromosome 9, ASM1340144v1, whole genome shotgun sequence includes these proteins:
- the LOC120004777 gene encoding protein NEDD1-like isoform X1 yields MNSVRDMKNLVDPSTALLAACGGDTVKLFDVVKPGDPCTLTYAPSPGCLLNCVKWNHTNLVVASAGEDKKISLWRKNGQSLGTIPVAGTDSGDSIEESILAISFSNKGSRYICSGGSGQVVRIWDLQRKRCIKWLKGHTSSITGAMYNCKDEHLASISLNGDLILHNLASSARAAELKDPHQQVLRVLDYSRISRHLLVTAGDDGTVHLWDTTGRNPKVSWLKQHSAPTAGISFSPSNDKIIASIGLDKKLYTYDSGSRKPSSCIAYEAPFSSLAFRDDGWILAAGTSSGRVVFYDVRGKPEPLTVLRAYSTSEAVTSLCWQRSKPVVVNESSCTAEAALLGGAVEDSVLMPDPLPSITSSSLSVSTTVSGSRNTGRLVASVETSSLAGITSGSSSSLLTMASAEETPHRSHLWPGGTLSKLHAPRSSYNFKDDMEVFSPLVDVQPITPSLDKLWDNHERVKKDQFPVDKKPSSMLYPSSRRFPFAEDGANDHPIFDWKSTSSSKQDDNRDFTFLGSSPSPSSKSEDSSITPPEAWGGDRFSDKFAHLHQPLNFSSRFGMSSSGSITSGSMFAGVQDLSSSTSQMSMSSLTNSTLSYTGLQAKDVSSNQDTSLGFREHLSSNSTSLSLSTKNITGYANLEAPGSPSLTLPRRYSTYAERISTTLSLSDGTSLSLGSPKTKKTGAETREELLNSLLSRSDSSAAAESGMVPATNQGGIAHAHKGPQSDPQQGSSFSLQLFQRTLEETLDSFQKSIHEDMRNLHIEILRQFHMQEVDMSRVMSSILKNQAELMEEVKSLRKENQQLRQML; encoded by the exons ATGAATTCGGTGAGAGACATGAAGAATTTGGTGGATCCGTCGACGGCGCTGCTGGCGGCCTGTGGAGGTGATACCGTCAAGCTATTCGATGTCGTCAAGCCCGGCGATCCCTGCACTCTCACCTATGCTCCTTCACCGGGTTGCCTCCTCAACTGCGTCAAGTGGAACCACACTA ATTTAGTTGTGGCTAGTGCTGGAGAGGATAAGAAAATCTCACTCTGGAGGAAAAATGGACAGAGCTTGGGAACTATTCCTGTGGCTGGCACAGACAGTGGAGACAGCATTGAG GAATCCATCCTGGCTATCAGCTTTAGCAATAAAGGATCTAGATACATATGTTCTGGGGGAAGTGGGCAAGTTGTAAGAATTTGGGATTTACAGAGGAAGCGCTGTATAAAATGGTTGAAGGGTCACACCAGTTCAATAACTGGTGCTATGTACAATTGCAAAGATGAGCACTTGGCTTCCATCAGTCTGAATGGGGATCTTATTCTTCACAATCTTGCATCAAGCGCAAGGGCTGCTGAACTTAAGGACCCGCACCAACAG GTATTGAGGGTGCTTGATTATTCACGGATTAGCCGGCACCTTTTGGTAACTGCAGGTGATGATGGCACTGTGCATCTGTGGGATACGACCGGTCGTAACCCAAAG GTTTCTTGGTTGAAGCAGCACTCTGCACCAACTGCTGGTATTAGCTTTTCGCCATCAAATGATAAG ATAATAGCCAGTATTGGTCTGGATAAGAAATTATACACATACGACTCAGGGTCTAGAAAACCCTCTTCTTGCATTGCTTATGAGGCACCTTTTTCTTCACTGGCATTCAGAGATGACGGTTGGATACTAGCAGCTGGAACAAGCAGTGGTCGTGTGGTGTTCTATGATGTTCGTGGAAAACCAGAGCCTTTAACTGTTCTTCGTGCTTATAGCACTTCAGAG GCTGTTACAAGTCTATGCTGGCAAAGATCAAAACCAGTTGTTGTGAATGAGAGCAGCTGCACTGCTGAGGCTGCTCTTTTGGGAGGTGCTGTGGAAGATTCCGTTCTAATGCCTGACCCCCTTCCCTCCATAACTTCATCAAGTCTTTCAGTATCTACTACAGTATCCGGTTCGCGCAATACTGGCCGTTTGGTTGCTTCTGTAGAAACATCTTCACTCGCTGGAATTACCAGTGGATCTTCATCGAGCTTGCTTACTATGGCTTCAGCAGAGGAAACACCACATCGTAGCCATTTGTGGCCTGGTGGAACATTGTCAAAATTACATGCTCCTCGTTCTAGTTATAATTTTAAGGATGATATGGAGGTGTTTTCACCGCTTGTAGATGTCCAGCCGATCACACCCTCTCTTGATAAGCTATGGGATAATCATGAGAGAGTGAAGAAGGATCAATTTCCCGTTGATAAGAAGCCTTCATCTATGTTATATCCATCAAGTCGGAGATTTCCTTTTGCGGAAGATGGGGCCAATGATCATCCAATATTTGATTGGAAATCCACTTCGTCTTCCAAACAG GATGACAATCGAGATTTTACATTTTTGGGATCCTCACCATCTCCATCTTCCAAGAGTGAAGACTCTTCAATCACTCCCCCAGAAGCTTGGGGTGGTGATAGATTCTCAGATAAATTTGCACATCTACATCAGCCACTAAATTTTTCGTCTCGTTTTGGGATGTCATCCTCTGGCAGTATTACATCAGGTTCAATGTTTGCTGGAGTGCAAGATCTATCGTCATCAACAAGTCAGATGAGTATGAGCTCATTGACAAATTCTACCTTGAGTTATACCGGTTTGCAAGCTAAAGATGTCTCGTCAAATCAGGATACTTCATTGGGATTTCGAGAGCACCTTTCCTCTAATTCTACATCGCTGTCCTTAAGTACAAAAAACATCACTGGTTATGCTAACCTTGAAGCCCCAGGCTCACCATCTTTGACTCTGCCTCGGAGATATTCAACCTATGCCGAGAGGATAAGCACCACGTTGTCCTTGAGTGATGGGACATCACTTTCTTTGGGGTCGCCTAAAACCAAGAAGACAGGAGCTGAAACCAGGGAGGAACTTCTGAATAGCTTGTTGTCAAGGTCTGATTCATCAGCTGCTGCGGAATCTGGAATGGTTCCCGCAACTAAT cAGGGTGGAATTGCACATGCTCATAAAGGCCCTCAATCAGATCCGCAACAAGGAAGTTCCTTCTCACTTCAACTCTTTCAACGTACTCTTGAAGAAACCCTTGATTCGTTTCAGAAATCGATACATGAAGACATGCGGAATCTTCATATTGAGATTCTGAGACAATTCCATATGCAGGAA GTGGATATGTCGAGGGTGATGAGTTCAATATTGAAAAACCAAGCAGAGTTGATGGAAGAGGTCAAATCTCTCAGGAAGGAGAACCAGCAGCTCCGTCAGATGCTTTGA
- the LOC120004777 gene encoding protein NEDD1-like isoform X2, producing MNSVRDMKNLVDPSTALLAACGGDTVKLFDVVKPGDPCTLTYAPSPGCLLNCVKWNHTNLVVASAGEDKKISLWRKNGQSLGTIPVAGTDSGDSIEESILAISFSNKGSRYICSGGSGQVVRIWDLQRKRCIKWLKGHTSSITGAMYNCKDEHLASISLNGDLILHNLASSARAAELKDPHQQVLRVLDYSRISRHLLVTAGDDGTVHLWDTTGRNPKVSWLKQHSAPTAGISFSPSNDKIIASIGLDKKLYTYDSGSRKPSSCIAYEAPFSSLAFRDDGWILAAGTSSGRVVFYDVRGKPEPLTVLRAYSTSEAVTSLCWQRSKPVVVNESSCTAEAALLGGAVEDSVLMPDPLPSITSSSLSVSTTVSGSRNTGRLVASVETSSLAGITSGSSSSLLTMASAEETPHRSHLWPGGTLSKLHAPRSSYNFKDDMEVFSPLVDVQPITPSLDKLWDNHERVKKDQFPVDKKPSSMLYPSSRRFPFAEDGANDHPIFDWKSTSSSKQDDNRDFTFLGSSPSPSSKSEDSSITPPEAWGGDRFSDKFAHLHQPLNFSSRFGMSSSGSITSGSMFAGVQDLSSSTSQMSMSSLTNSTLSYTGLQAKDVSSNQDTSLGFREHLSSNSTSLSLSTKNITGYANLEAPGSPSLTLPRRYSTYAERISTTLSLSDGTSLSLGSPKTKKTGAETREELLNSLLSRSDSSAAAESGMVPATNGGIAHAHKGPQSDPQQGSSFSLQLFQRTLEETLDSFQKSIHEDMRNLHIEILRQFHMQEVDMSRVMSSILKNQAELMEEVKSLRKENQQLRQML from the exons ATGAATTCGGTGAGAGACATGAAGAATTTGGTGGATCCGTCGACGGCGCTGCTGGCGGCCTGTGGAGGTGATACCGTCAAGCTATTCGATGTCGTCAAGCCCGGCGATCCCTGCACTCTCACCTATGCTCCTTCACCGGGTTGCCTCCTCAACTGCGTCAAGTGGAACCACACTA ATTTAGTTGTGGCTAGTGCTGGAGAGGATAAGAAAATCTCACTCTGGAGGAAAAATGGACAGAGCTTGGGAACTATTCCTGTGGCTGGCACAGACAGTGGAGACAGCATTGAG GAATCCATCCTGGCTATCAGCTTTAGCAATAAAGGATCTAGATACATATGTTCTGGGGGAAGTGGGCAAGTTGTAAGAATTTGGGATTTACAGAGGAAGCGCTGTATAAAATGGTTGAAGGGTCACACCAGTTCAATAACTGGTGCTATGTACAATTGCAAAGATGAGCACTTGGCTTCCATCAGTCTGAATGGGGATCTTATTCTTCACAATCTTGCATCAAGCGCAAGGGCTGCTGAACTTAAGGACCCGCACCAACAG GTATTGAGGGTGCTTGATTATTCACGGATTAGCCGGCACCTTTTGGTAACTGCAGGTGATGATGGCACTGTGCATCTGTGGGATACGACCGGTCGTAACCCAAAG GTTTCTTGGTTGAAGCAGCACTCTGCACCAACTGCTGGTATTAGCTTTTCGCCATCAAATGATAAG ATAATAGCCAGTATTGGTCTGGATAAGAAATTATACACATACGACTCAGGGTCTAGAAAACCCTCTTCTTGCATTGCTTATGAGGCACCTTTTTCTTCACTGGCATTCAGAGATGACGGTTGGATACTAGCAGCTGGAACAAGCAGTGGTCGTGTGGTGTTCTATGATGTTCGTGGAAAACCAGAGCCTTTAACTGTTCTTCGTGCTTATAGCACTTCAGAG GCTGTTACAAGTCTATGCTGGCAAAGATCAAAACCAGTTGTTGTGAATGAGAGCAGCTGCACTGCTGAGGCTGCTCTTTTGGGAGGTGCTGTGGAAGATTCCGTTCTAATGCCTGACCCCCTTCCCTCCATAACTTCATCAAGTCTTTCAGTATCTACTACAGTATCCGGTTCGCGCAATACTGGCCGTTTGGTTGCTTCTGTAGAAACATCTTCACTCGCTGGAATTACCAGTGGATCTTCATCGAGCTTGCTTACTATGGCTTCAGCAGAGGAAACACCACATCGTAGCCATTTGTGGCCTGGTGGAACATTGTCAAAATTACATGCTCCTCGTTCTAGTTATAATTTTAAGGATGATATGGAGGTGTTTTCACCGCTTGTAGATGTCCAGCCGATCACACCCTCTCTTGATAAGCTATGGGATAATCATGAGAGAGTGAAGAAGGATCAATTTCCCGTTGATAAGAAGCCTTCATCTATGTTATATCCATCAAGTCGGAGATTTCCTTTTGCGGAAGATGGGGCCAATGATCATCCAATATTTGATTGGAAATCCACTTCGTCTTCCAAACAG GATGACAATCGAGATTTTACATTTTTGGGATCCTCACCATCTCCATCTTCCAAGAGTGAAGACTCTTCAATCACTCCCCCAGAAGCTTGGGGTGGTGATAGATTCTCAGATAAATTTGCACATCTACATCAGCCACTAAATTTTTCGTCTCGTTTTGGGATGTCATCCTCTGGCAGTATTACATCAGGTTCAATGTTTGCTGGAGTGCAAGATCTATCGTCATCAACAAGTCAGATGAGTATGAGCTCATTGACAAATTCTACCTTGAGTTATACCGGTTTGCAAGCTAAAGATGTCTCGTCAAATCAGGATACTTCATTGGGATTTCGAGAGCACCTTTCCTCTAATTCTACATCGCTGTCCTTAAGTACAAAAAACATCACTGGTTATGCTAACCTTGAAGCCCCAGGCTCACCATCTTTGACTCTGCCTCGGAGATATTCAACCTATGCCGAGAGGATAAGCACCACGTTGTCCTTGAGTGATGGGACATCACTTTCTTTGGGGTCGCCTAAAACCAAGAAGACAGGAGCTGAAACCAGGGAGGAACTTCTGAATAGCTTGTTGTCAAGGTCTGATTCATCAGCTGCTGCGGAATCTGGAATGGTTCCCGCAACTAAT GGTGGAATTGCACATGCTCATAAAGGCCCTCAATCAGATCCGCAACAAGGAAGTTCCTTCTCACTTCAACTCTTTCAACGTACTCTTGAAGAAACCCTTGATTCGTTTCAGAAATCGATACATGAAGACATGCGGAATCTTCATATTGAGATTCTGAGACAATTCCATATGCAGGAA GTGGATATGTCGAGGGTGATGAGTTCAATATTGAAAAACCAAGCAGAGTTGATGGAAGAGGTCAAATCTCTCAGGAAGGAGAACCAGCAGCTCCGTCAGATGCTTTGA
- the LOC120005958 gene encoding uncharacterized protein LOC120005958, with amino-acid sequence MVDMSAQNAKSRDILAELKKRDSNNVSTIRIIYNAHKKHMTSERSGQSQMQVVFSFLKDQEYFFDYRANHATNELEDLFFAHPGSLDRLYAFPHVLLIYATCQTNRKLDISVNFAECLSL; translated from the exons atggttgacatgtcTGCACAAAATGCCAAGTCACGGGACATATTGGCAGAGTTGAAAAAGCGAGATTCGAACAACGTGAGCACCATCAGAATCATATATAATGCACACAAGAAGCACATGACCTCTGAGAGATCGggtcaatcacaaatgcaagTTGTATTCTCATTCCTCAAAGACCAAGAATACTTTTTTGATTATCGAGCAAACCATGCAACCAATGAGCTCGAAGATTTGTTCTTCGCACATCCTGGCTCGCTAGATCGATTGTATGCATTCCCACACGTATTGTTGATATATGCGACATGTCAGACCAACAG aaAGTTGGACATATCTGTCAATTTTGCTGAATGCCTCTCATTGTGA